AAGTTAACAATTAGGTTGGATAATTCATTAAACTAATCAATATTGATTAAGCAACTATTCATGTCTCCTAGTAATTGTCACATCGTCGTTTGGATGATTCTAAGTTTCTAACTTAACCCAAATGCTACTTCAATAGACTTTGCATTTTAAAAAGTCAATGAAGTAAGCATAGTCTTGATCTTTGTTATcattataaattcaaaagtaTTTACATATGATGTGTCCggataaaaattgaaacttgtGGACTTAAACTTAAGCCACCCATACCTTTTTAACGTTTTGCCACTTGATTAATCTTCAAGATTAGAGCtttgaataaaaatgataGGATCTCACGATTGCCTTACATTCTAAGAAAAcgttaatacttttttttttttttctcgtaaatcattttaaaattgagagaagagaaaatgaaagaaagagaagtttGTTGAATCAGTAGTTGCAGAGACATGGTTAGTTCCGCTGACTCTGTCAagtcatctctttctctcccgtTTACTTTACGCTCACATCTCTTTTTCTCCACAAGGacaaaaaacagagtcattcattttttctctcaaactctgtttaagaaaaatcgaaaaaaatcattactttcCGATTTGCTTTCTCACTTTCTCATGCAACAAACGTAAAACCCACAAAAGAAATTCGAAGCACAAGTTttgaaactctgtttttttattgatcaGAAACAATGTCTTTGATTCATAAAGGAGCCACCTTGGCTCTGTTTCTAGCGTTGACTATGGTGGTCAACGGAGTTTTCGGGAGATTCATCGTTGAGAAGAGTAGCGTGACGATTCTAAACCCTTTGGCAATGCGGTCTAAGCACGACGCAGCCATTGCTAACTTCGGTGTTCCTAACTACGGTGGTTACATGATCGGCTCCGTCGTTTACGCCGGTCAAGGAGCTTATGGATGTGACTCTTTTGACAAAACTTTCAAACCCAAATTCCCTCGTCCTACCATTTTGATCATCGATCGTGGAGGTAACTGTTTCATTCAAATTGTTCCAAATTGCAAGTTTTTGGTTAGAAATAGAAAGTTTTGTCATTTACATGAAAGTTTTGTTGTATAATATAGCAaaagatttctcttttatgACTTAGTTTTACATCTTTCATCCAAATTCTTTTGCAAGTTATATAATCAACCAAATTTATGGTTAAGAGATAGAAAGTTTTGTCATTTACATAGGAGACTTGTCTTAACCTTTAAAGCTCTCTCTTTTAAGTCTTAGTTTACATCTTTCAATCTCCTTTTGATCCAAATATTACTTCAAATTTGGTAATGTTCCAACTTTCTGGTATACCAGACTTGTCTCAATCTTAATTTAGTTTGTTGAAGAACTTAAaagctttctctttttaaGTTCATTGAGATTGAGACAAGTCTTTCTATTTGATTTGTTCCATATTTCTGTGTAGATGTAGAAAGTTCTGTTATTTACATATGTGACAGAAATGgtaaatatttggttttgattcattgttttgttttgcattagAGTGTTACTTTGCATTAAAGGTATGGAACGGTCAACAATCCGGTGTAGCAGCAGTTTTAGTAGCTGATAACGTCGATGAGCCATTGATAACAATGGATTCACCTGAGGAATCCAAAGAAGCTGATGACTTTATAGAGAAACTCAACATTCCATCGGCTTTAATAGACTTTTCTTTCGCCAATACTCTCAAGCAAGCTCTTAAGAAAGGTGAGGAAGTAGTCCTGAAGATAGACTGGAGTGAGTCATTACCTCATCCGGATGAGAGAGTTGAGTATGAGCTATGGACTAACACGAACGATGAGTGTGGTGCACGGTGTGATGAGCAGATGAATTTCGTAAAAAACTTCAAAGGACATGCGCAGATTCTTGAAAAAGGAGGATACTCTTTGTTCACACCTCATTACATTACATGGTTTTGTCCTAAAGATTATGTTTCTAGCAATCAATGTAAGTCTCAGTGTATAAACCAAGGGAGGTATTGTGCTCCTGACCCTGAACAAGACTTTGGTGATGGATACGATGGTAAAGACATTGTCTTCGAGAACTTGAGACAGTTGTGTGTTCATAAAGTAGCTAAAGAGAATAACCGGTCTTGGGTTTGGTGGGACTATGTGACTGATTTTCACATTAGATGTTcaatgaaggagaagaagtatAGCAAAGAATGTGCAGAGAGAGTTGTTGAATCTCTAGGTAAGGGACATCACAATAATTTTTAGTACCCTTTCTTCACATTCAGCGTCTTGAGTTTTCTCTTATTCTCAGGTTTGCCACTTGACAAGATCAAGAAATGTATTGGTGATCCTGATGCTAATGTGGAGAATGAAGTTTTGAAAGCTGAGCAAGCACTTCAGGTCTTGGCTCTCTTCTTAAATGCGTCTATATTTTACCGTCTTTTTAAACCGATTCactgagattttttttctttgttacttATAGGTAGGACAAGGTGACCGCGGAGATGTCACAATCTTGCCAACATTGATCGTCAACAATGCTCAATACCGCGGTTTGTTTCATTCCTTCTCATTGTAAATCAGTTACCGAAAAGTTAGGATTCTTAAGTTCTTTACCTGATTTTGTTGCTCAGGTAAACTTGAGAGAAATGCAGTACTTAAGGCTATATGTTCTGGATTCAAGGAAAGAACCGAACCCGGGATCTGTCTAAGTGGAGGTTATAGAAATTCCCTTGTAAGCTTATATTCATGTGTGGTAATAGAATGTACTAAAGAagtcttgttttgtttacacTGTTGAAACAGatattgaaacaaatgaaTGTCTCGAAGCAAATGGAGGGTGTTGGGAGGACAAGAAGTCCAATGTAACAGCTTGCAAGGTACTTAGAACCGATGAACTTAAGGGACTAcatttttatagatatttgGTTAGTTTTATACCTAAAAATGGATTCTATCAGGACACATTTAGAGGAAGAGTCTGTGAATGCCCTGTTGTGAATGGTGTACAGTATAAAGGAGATGGATATACATCATGTGAACGTACGTTCTTCAACTTCTACATTGATATCTTGTAGAAACACTTCATTATAAACATTTTGTGTTCTGACTTGAATGTTATAACAGCTTATGGCCCTGCAAGATGCTCGATTAACCAAGGAGGTTGCTGGTCTGAAACCAAAAAGGGCTTAACTTTCTCGGCTTGCTCGGTTAGTTACTCTACTGTGTTATGGCCTTTTCAGTAATAATGCCATAATGTTTGAAACTTACAAATTTTCTCCAATTGTTGAGTTCAGAACTTGGAGACATCGGGATGTCGCTGCCCTCCAGGGTTTAAAGGAGATGGTCTTAAATGTGAAGgtgaaaacttttattttctctagaATTCAAAATCTCTCATCATGTTTTCTTAAACTGATTCATCTACGACATATAGACATTGATGAGTGTAAGGAGCAATCAGCTTGTCAATGTGATGGATGCAACTGTAAGAACAAATGGGGAGGCTTTGAATGCAAATGCTCTGGAAATCGTCTCTACATGAAAGAACAAGACACTTGTATTGGTCAGTAAAGATCTAAAACT
This sequence is a window from Arabidopsis thaliana chromosome 1 sequence. Protein-coding genes within it:
- the VSR6 gene encoding VACUOLAR SORTING RECEPTOR 6 (VACUOLAR SORTING RECEPTOR 6 (VSR6); FUNCTIONS IN: calcium ion binding; INVOLVED IN: protein targeting to vacuole; LOCATED IN: integral to plasma membrane, Golgi transport complex; EXPRESSED IN: 20 plant structures; EXPRESSED DURING: 10 growth stages; CONTAINS InterPro DOMAIN/s: Protease-associated PA (InterPro:IPR003137), EGF-like calcium-binding, conserved site (InterPro:IPR018097), EGF-like calcium-binding (InterPro:IPR001881), Growth factor, receptor (InterPro:IPR009030); BEST Arabidopsis thaliana protein match is: VACUOLAR SORTING RECEPTOR 5 (TAIR:AT2G34940.1); Has 12335 Blast hits to 5905 proteins in 215 species: Archae - 2; Bacteria - 51; Metazoa - 11201; Fungi - 6; Plants - 368; Viruses - 0; Other Eukaryotes - 707 (source: NCBI BLink).) encodes the protein MSLIHKGATLALFLALTMVVNGVFGRFIVEKSSVTILNPLAMRSKHDAAIANFGVPNYGGYMIGSVVYAGQGAYGCDSFDKTFKPKFPRPTILIIDRGECYFALKVWNGQQSGVAAVLVADNVDEPLITMDSPEESKEADDFIEKLNIPSALIDFSFANTLKQALKKGEEVVLKIDWSESLPHPDERVEYELWTNTNDECGARCDEQMNFVKNFKGHAQILEKGGYSLFTPHYITWFCPKDYVSSNQCKSQCINQGRYCAPDPEQDFGDGYDGKDIVFENLRQLCVHKVAKENNRSWVWWDYVTDFHIRCSMKEKKYSKECAERVVESLGLPLDKIKKCIGDPDANVENEVLKAEQALQVGQGDRGDVTILPTLIVNNAQYRGKLERNAVLKAICSGFKERTEPGICLSGDIETNECLEANGGCWEDKKSNVTACKDTFRGRVCECPVVNGVQYKGDGYTSCEPYGPARCSINQGGCWSETKKGLTFSACSNLETSGCRCPPGFKGDGLKCEDIDECKEQSACQCDGCNCKNKWGGFECKCSGNRLYMKEQDTCIERSGSRIGWFPTFVILAAVASICVGGYVFYKYRLRSYMDSEIMAIMSQYMPLESQNTTDPMTGESQHQQLRLTSAA